Proteins encoded by one window of Crassostrea angulata isolate pt1a10 chromosome 9, ASM2561291v2, whole genome shotgun sequence:
- the LOC128162828 gene encoding formimidoyltransferase-cyclodeaminase-like isoform X1, with protein sequence MPRIIECVPNFSEGRNKEVIEAIANAIASTEGCNLLDVDPGASTHRTVYTFVGTPEAIVEGALNGARVAYQAIDMRRHKGEHPRMGALDVCPFIPVQNVSMEECVECAKEFGEKLAMELGVPVYLYAEATDNPDRKSLPYIRQGEYELLPEKLSQPEWKPDFGLPEFVPNWGATVTGARNFLIAYNINVLSTKEQAHRIALNIREQGRGKEQCYGTGFDAEGHYGTKWQYQPGRLKHVQAIGWYLEEANMAQVSVNITDHDETPIHKVYEEVLKDAEDLNLAVCGSQIVGLVPLKAILQAADYYMKKENLFILEEDQKLRLVINRLGLNSLGPFSPKERIIEYMISDGPDGGPLMSMDVRDFVMTVGSRSPSPGGGSVSALAASLGASLGSMVGFLTYGNKKFYELDSKMRELIPPLYKAMKDLMQFVDADAAAYSEYMLAMKLPKDTEEEQMIRELAMQEGIQTAIQVPVTVSRIANQLWPTLKELSTVCNINCKSDLQVGVRMLETAVWGTYYNVTTNLSDLKDQEFKTQVQEEISAAVKYAQEECAAILKVLQDRKE encoded by the exons atgccCAGGATTATCGAATGTGTCCCGAACTTTTCGGAAGGTCGGAATAAGGAG GTAATTGAGGCCATTGCTAATGCAATAGCATCAACAGAGGGATGTAATTTACTGGATGTTGACCCTGGGGCCTCCACACATCGCACTGTTTATACATTTGTGGGTACACCAGAGGCCATTGTAGAAGGGGCTCTCAATGGGGCACGGGTTGCCTATCAAGCCATCGATATGAGGAGGCACAaag GTGAGCATCCAAGAATGGGAGCCCTGGATGTGTGTCCGTTTATCCCAGTCCAGAACGTCAGTATGGAGGAGTGTGTGGAATGTGCCAAGGAGTTCGGAGAGAAACTCGCCATGGAGCTCGGAGTTCCAG TGTATTTGTATGCTGAGGCAACAGATAACCCAGACAGGAAGTCACTTCCGTACATAAGACAAGGCGAATATGAATTACTGCCGGAAAAg CTGTCACAACCAGAATGGAAACCAGACTTTGGACTACCAGAGTTTGTACCAAACTGGGGAGCTACGGTGACAGGGGCTAGGAATTTCCTGATTGCCTACAACATCAACGTTCTGTCAACAAAGGAGCAGGCCCATCGTATCGCCCTCAACATCCGCGAGCAGGGCAGGGGCAAAGAGCAG TGTTATGGCACAGGTTTTGATGCGGAAGGG CATTATGGGACAAAATGGCAATACCAG cCCGGGAGACTGAAGCATGTCCAGGCTATAGGTTGGTACCTGGAGGAGGCAAACATGGCTCAGGTCTCCGTCAACATCACTGACCACGACGAAACCCCCATACACAAAGTCTACGAGGAGGTGCTCAAAGATGCAGAG GACCTGAATCTAGCTGTATGCGGCTCACAAATTGTTGGACTGGTTCCCCTGAAGGCGATTCTACAGGCAGCAGACTATTACATGAAGAAAGAGAACCTGTTTATCCTAGAGGAGGATCAAAAACTCAGACTG GTAATCAACAGACTGGGATTAAACTCTCTTGGGCCATTCAGCCCCAAGGAAAGGATTATTGA GTATATGATATCTGATGGCCCTGATGGAGGACCGCTTATGTCAATGGATGTCAGGGACTTTGTGATGACTGTGGGGTCAAGGTCACCATCCCCTGGGGGAGGGTCAGTGTCAGCACTAGCAGCCAGCCTG GGAGCTTCTTTGGGAAGCATGGTGGGATTCCTGACCTATGGAAACAAGAAGTTTTACGAGCTGGACAGTAAGATGAGAGAGTTGATTCCACCGCTGTATAAAGCCATGAAAGATCTGATGCAGTTTGTTGACGCAGATGCTGCCGCATACAGCGAATATATG TTAGCAATGAAGTTGCCTAAGGATACAGAGGAAGAACAAATGAT TCGAGAATTAGCCATGCAGGAAGGAATCCAGACAGCCATACAAGTTCCTGTGACAGTATCAAGAATTGCCAATCAACTATGGCCAACTCTTAAAGAGTTATCTACTGTTTGTAACATTAACTGTAAATCTGACCTCCAG GTGGGAGTAAGAATGCTGGAGACTGCGGTTTGGGGGACATATTATAATGTGACCACCAACTTGTCTGACCTGAAGGACCAAGAATTCAAAACTCAG GTCCAAGAGGAGATTTCTGCTGCTGTGAAATATGCACAGGAAGAGTGTGCCGCAATCCTAAAAGTCCTACAAGACCGCAAGGAGTAG
- the LOC128162828 gene encoding formimidoyltransferase-cyclodeaminase-like isoform X2 has protein sequence MPRIIECVPNFSEGRNKEVIEAIANAIASTEGCNLLDVDPGASTHRTVYTFVGTPEAIVEGALNGARVAYQAIDMRRHKGEHPRMGALDVCPFIPVQNVSMEECVECAKEFGEKLAMELGVPVYLYAEATDNPDRKSLPYIRQGEYELLPEKLSQPEWKPDFGLPEFVPNWGATVTGARNFLIAYNINVLSTKEQAHRIALNIREQGRGKEQCYGTGFDAEGPGRLKHVQAIGWYLEEANMAQVSVNITDHDETPIHKVYEEVLKDAEDLNLAVCGSQIVGLVPLKAILQAADYYMKKENLFILEEDQKLRLVINRLGLNSLGPFSPKERIIEYMISDGPDGGPLMSMDVRDFVMTVGSRSPSPGGGSVSALAASLGASLGSMVGFLTYGNKKFYELDSKMRELIPPLYKAMKDLMQFVDADAAAYSEYMLAMKLPKDTEEEQMIRELAMQEGIQTAIQVPVTVSRIANQLWPTLKELSTVCNINCKSDLQVGVRMLETAVWGTYYNVTTNLSDLKDQEFKTQVQEEISAAVKYAQEECAAILKVLQDRKE, from the exons atgccCAGGATTATCGAATGTGTCCCGAACTTTTCGGAAGGTCGGAATAAGGAG GTAATTGAGGCCATTGCTAATGCAATAGCATCAACAGAGGGATGTAATTTACTGGATGTTGACCCTGGGGCCTCCACACATCGCACTGTTTATACATTTGTGGGTACACCAGAGGCCATTGTAGAAGGGGCTCTCAATGGGGCACGGGTTGCCTATCAAGCCATCGATATGAGGAGGCACAaag GTGAGCATCCAAGAATGGGAGCCCTGGATGTGTGTCCGTTTATCCCAGTCCAGAACGTCAGTATGGAGGAGTGTGTGGAATGTGCCAAGGAGTTCGGAGAGAAACTCGCCATGGAGCTCGGAGTTCCAG TGTATTTGTATGCTGAGGCAACAGATAACCCAGACAGGAAGTCACTTCCGTACATAAGACAAGGCGAATATGAATTACTGCCGGAAAAg CTGTCACAACCAGAATGGAAACCAGACTTTGGACTACCAGAGTTTGTACCAAACTGGGGAGCTACGGTGACAGGGGCTAGGAATTTCCTGATTGCCTACAACATCAACGTTCTGTCAACAAAGGAGCAGGCCCATCGTATCGCCCTCAACATCCGCGAGCAGGGCAGGGGCAAAGAGCAG TGTTATGGCACAGGTTTTGATGCGGAAGGG cCCGGGAGACTGAAGCATGTCCAGGCTATAGGTTGGTACCTGGAGGAGGCAAACATGGCTCAGGTCTCCGTCAACATCACTGACCACGACGAAACCCCCATACACAAAGTCTACGAGGAGGTGCTCAAAGATGCAGAG GACCTGAATCTAGCTGTATGCGGCTCACAAATTGTTGGACTGGTTCCCCTGAAGGCGATTCTACAGGCAGCAGACTATTACATGAAGAAAGAGAACCTGTTTATCCTAGAGGAGGATCAAAAACTCAGACTG GTAATCAACAGACTGGGATTAAACTCTCTTGGGCCATTCAGCCCCAAGGAAAGGATTATTGA GTATATGATATCTGATGGCCCTGATGGAGGACCGCTTATGTCAATGGATGTCAGGGACTTTGTGATGACTGTGGGGTCAAGGTCACCATCCCCTGGGGGAGGGTCAGTGTCAGCACTAGCAGCCAGCCTG GGAGCTTCTTTGGGAAGCATGGTGGGATTCCTGACCTATGGAAACAAGAAGTTTTACGAGCTGGACAGTAAGATGAGAGAGTTGATTCCACCGCTGTATAAAGCCATGAAAGATCTGATGCAGTTTGTTGACGCAGATGCTGCCGCATACAGCGAATATATG TTAGCAATGAAGTTGCCTAAGGATACAGAGGAAGAACAAATGAT TCGAGAATTAGCCATGCAGGAAGGAATCCAGACAGCCATACAAGTTCCTGTGACAGTATCAAGAATTGCCAATCAACTATGGCCAACTCTTAAAGAGTTATCTACTGTTTGTAACATTAACTGTAAATCTGACCTCCAG GTGGGAGTAAGAATGCTGGAGACTGCGGTTTGGGGGACATATTATAATGTGACCACCAACTTGTCTGACCTGAAGGACCAAGAATTCAAAACTCAG GTCCAAGAGGAGATTTCTGCTGCTGTGAAATATGCACAGGAAGAGTGTGCCGCAATCCTAAAAGTCCTACAAGACCGCAAGGAGTAG
- the LOC128162828 gene encoding formimidoyltransferase-cyclodeaminase-like isoform X3 encodes MPRIIECVPNFSEGRNKEVIEAIANAIASTEGCNLLDVDPGASTHRTVYTFVGTPEAIVEGALNGARVAYQAIDMRRHKGEHPRMGALDVCPFIPVQNVSMEECVECAKEFGEKLAMELGVPVYLYAEATDNPDRKSLPYIRQGEYELLPEKLSQPEWKPDFGLPEFVPNWGATVTGARNFLIAYNINVLSTKEQAHRIALNIREQGRGKEQPGRLKHVQAIGWYLEEANMAQVSVNITDHDETPIHKVYEEVLKDAEDLNLAVCGSQIVGLVPLKAILQAADYYMKKENLFILEEDQKLRLVINRLGLNSLGPFSPKERIIEYMISDGPDGGPLMSMDVRDFVMTVGSRSPSPGGGSVSALAASLGASLGSMVGFLTYGNKKFYELDSKMRELIPPLYKAMKDLMQFVDADAAAYSEYMLAMKLPKDTEEEQMIRELAMQEGIQTAIQVPVTVSRIANQLWPTLKELSTVCNINCKSDLQVGVRMLETAVWGTYYNVTTNLSDLKDQEFKTQVQEEISAAVKYAQEECAAILKVLQDRKE; translated from the exons atgccCAGGATTATCGAATGTGTCCCGAACTTTTCGGAAGGTCGGAATAAGGAG GTAATTGAGGCCATTGCTAATGCAATAGCATCAACAGAGGGATGTAATTTACTGGATGTTGACCCTGGGGCCTCCACACATCGCACTGTTTATACATTTGTGGGTACACCAGAGGCCATTGTAGAAGGGGCTCTCAATGGGGCACGGGTTGCCTATCAAGCCATCGATATGAGGAGGCACAaag GTGAGCATCCAAGAATGGGAGCCCTGGATGTGTGTCCGTTTATCCCAGTCCAGAACGTCAGTATGGAGGAGTGTGTGGAATGTGCCAAGGAGTTCGGAGAGAAACTCGCCATGGAGCTCGGAGTTCCAG TGTATTTGTATGCTGAGGCAACAGATAACCCAGACAGGAAGTCACTTCCGTACATAAGACAAGGCGAATATGAATTACTGCCGGAAAAg CTGTCACAACCAGAATGGAAACCAGACTTTGGACTACCAGAGTTTGTACCAAACTGGGGAGCTACGGTGACAGGGGCTAGGAATTTCCTGATTGCCTACAACATCAACGTTCTGTCAACAAAGGAGCAGGCCCATCGTATCGCCCTCAACATCCGCGAGCAGGGCAGGGGCAAAGAGCAG cCCGGGAGACTGAAGCATGTCCAGGCTATAGGTTGGTACCTGGAGGAGGCAAACATGGCTCAGGTCTCCGTCAACATCACTGACCACGACGAAACCCCCATACACAAAGTCTACGAGGAGGTGCTCAAAGATGCAGAG GACCTGAATCTAGCTGTATGCGGCTCACAAATTGTTGGACTGGTTCCCCTGAAGGCGATTCTACAGGCAGCAGACTATTACATGAAGAAAGAGAACCTGTTTATCCTAGAGGAGGATCAAAAACTCAGACTG GTAATCAACAGACTGGGATTAAACTCTCTTGGGCCATTCAGCCCCAAGGAAAGGATTATTGA GTATATGATATCTGATGGCCCTGATGGAGGACCGCTTATGTCAATGGATGTCAGGGACTTTGTGATGACTGTGGGGTCAAGGTCACCATCCCCTGGGGGAGGGTCAGTGTCAGCACTAGCAGCCAGCCTG GGAGCTTCTTTGGGAAGCATGGTGGGATTCCTGACCTATGGAAACAAGAAGTTTTACGAGCTGGACAGTAAGATGAGAGAGTTGATTCCACCGCTGTATAAAGCCATGAAAGATCTGATGCAGTTTGTTGACGCAGATGCTGCCGCATACAGCGAATATATG TTAGCAATGAAGTTGCCTAAGGATACAGAGGAAGAACAAATGAT TCGAGAATTAGCCATGCAGGAAGGAATCCAGACAGCCATACAAGTTCCTGTGACAGTATCAAGAATTGCCAATCAACTATGGCCAACTCTTAAAGAGTTATCTACTGTTTGTAACATTAACTGTAAATCTGACCTCCAG GTGGGAGTAAGAATGCTGGAGACTGCGGTTTGGGGGACATATTATAATGTGACCACCAACTTGTCTGACCTGAAGGACCAAGAATTCAAAACTCAG GTCCAAGAGGAGATTTCTGCTGCTGTGAAATATGCACAGGAAGAGTGTGCCGCAATCCTAAAAGTCCTACAAGACCGCAAGGAGTAG
- the LOC128162460 gene encoding uncharacterized protein LOC128162460 has protein sequence MAQILHYAVSIFMFQFCYIYSRGYFDLFLDQSSYSIGEINITLRCYSLQKNWEYMTIQTRNQMTNDFEAFVRLNTSGVYLESKGTSIHGLSIDGQCPITDGCYIEAFMKMYIDQCIDHPELYPTFRCQFSDGSRLSFTSEKSLRLKKGKSPKTMHMPSIISRTKIETEDFRGFRHVFQLQCTGEVESINGRPSQHIRWCKKVSGNFIVMALQDPPFTTTLSQSKDGCIIMQRSMTYYSVLGSSDDQIMCESGYLQSSTICGNGSAYSTLQIQTSDLEEGKG, from the exons ATGGCTCAGATTCTCCATTATGCTGTATCGATCTTTATGTTTCAGTTTTGTTACATATATTCACGAG gatattttgatttatttctggATCAAAGCAGCTACTCTATTGGTGAAATCAACATCACACTACGATGTTACAGTTTACAGAAGAATTGGGAATACATGACAATTCAAACTCGCAATCAAATGACCAATGACTTTGAAGCATTTGTAAGACTTAACACATCCGGTGTATATTTGGAGAGCAAGGGTACTTCTATTCATGGATTGTCCATTGACGGCCAATGTCCTATCACTGATGGATGCTATATTGAAGCTTTCATGAAGATGTATATAGATCAGTGTATAGATCATCCCGAATTATATCCCACATTTAGATGTCAGTTTTCGGACGGCAGTCGTTTATCGTTTACATCTGAGAAGAGTTTACGGTTGAAAAAAG GGAAATCACCAAAAACGATGCATATGCCTTCCATCATATCTCGTACAAAGATTGAAACGGAAGACTTTAGAGGATTTAGGCATGTCTTTCAGTTACAATGCACAGGAGAAGTTGAAAGTATCAACGGTAGACCAAGCCAG CATATCCGATGGTGCAAAAAAGTATCTGGGAATTTCATAGTTATGGCATTACAGGATCCTCCTTTTACAACTACTTTATCACAAAGCAAAGATGGTTGCATCATAATGCAAAGATCCATGACATATTATTCAGTCTTGGGCAGTAGCGATGACCAAATTATGTGCGAATCTGGGTATCTACAATCCAGCACTATATGTGGAAATGGAAGCGCATACTCAACTTTACAAATTCAAACCAGCGATTTGGAAGAAGGTAAGGGctga
- the LOC128162827 gene encoding zinc finger MYND domain-containing protein 11-like codes for MVRPVKRRNSSVAYTKYLIEAIKYIRHQKQIPNVDRISRYMNREYGLSDQFVEKHLHYAVKDSIIHSYMAVGKKGSMTGVEQEGFKIPEDEEETRGDHDWYCFECHTAGEVLPCSDCWRVFHPSCTLEEWTGPKFTCSICKASRKKKKIKRRMLNTLLGYTIQRMKEKTKELHKIGHREEEKKFEKFFVYKTMDLNHIEMRVDHHKYKTLEEFMADIQLIYHNVYLIYGEEKKGMVDLAQILVTDCKYDIEEMRQCKNCYYMSNAKPKDWFCQPCNPPHELVYAKLKGYCHWPAKVIRYVADKYDCRFFGAPHQRALIPKDMIKPIETNIKTLTVKRSAGFVKACEELAKHQRLLAEKHYTDDNSDSDESPADSDQGPEKMEMGGLEEDEEGEDSSPLEVSSTSVSPMKKRICLKAPTPEDNNLVTSSEDKVPKVTMLNASSQTITKLTKSQSIQTDQEPKPDSTSIKLDPAQPIQCSPDASDAKNGEDEAPVLTPNNGATEGKSSEMSCNCDEKYEKVISDLKAKMEKNHQDDKEKALEELSDRLQKDFEEDKQQAVSRAMANMNREIERTKQTTEEKCKKEYMEEMKKLAAKHKDAISATKKKQWCYNCEEEAMYHCCWNTSYCSVKCQQEHWHKEHKRVCRRKR; via the exons ATGGTGCGTCCAGTGAAAAGACGCAACTCATCTGTGGCGTACACCAAATATCTCATAGAGGCAATCAAATACATTAG GCATCAGAAACAGATTCCAAATGTGGACAGAATCTCTCGTTACATGAACCGAGAGTACGGTCTCTCAGATCAGTTTGTGGAGAAACACCTCCATTACGCGGTGAAGGACAGCATCATCCACTCTTACATGGCGGTCGGCAAGAAAGGGAGCATGACTGGGGTGGAGCAGGAGGGCTTTAAAATTCCAGAGGATGAGGAAGAAACT AGAGGGGATCATGACTGGTACTGCTTTGAGTGTCACACCGCGGGGGAGGTCCTCCCCTGCTCGGACTGTTGGAGAGTGTTTCACCCCAGCTGTACCCTGGAGGAGTGGACTGGACCCAAATTTACCTGTAGCATCTGCAAG GCATccagaaaaaagaagaaaatcaagAGAAGAATGCTGAATACATTGTTAGGTTACACAATACAAAGAATGAAAGAGAAA ACCAAAGAGCTACACAAGATAGGGCACAGGGAGGAGGAAAAGAAGTTTGAGAAGTTCTTTGTGTACAAGACGATGGATCTGAACCACATTGAGATGAGGGTGGACCACCATAAATACAAGACGCTGGAGGAGTTCATGGCCGATATTCAGCTGATCTATCACAACGTGTACCTTATATATGGAG aggAAAAGAAAGGAATGGTGGATTTGGCCCAAATACTGGTCACAGACTGTAAATATGAT ATAGAAGAAATGAGGCAATGCAAGAATTGTTACTACATGTCCAATGCCAAACCCAAGGATTGGTTTTGTCAGCCCTGT AATCCTCCACATGAACTAGTCTACGCAAAATTAAAGGGCTACTGCCATTGGCCGGCCAAAGTGATACGTTACGTGGCAGATAAATATGACTGCCGATTTTTTGGTGCACCTCATCAAAG AGCTCTTATACCTAAGGACATGATTAAACCTATTGAAACTAACATCAAAACCCTAACAGTGAAAAGATCAGCag GATTTGTAAAAGCATGTGAGGAGCTGGCCAAACATCAGAGACTGCTGGCAGAGAAACACTACACTGATGACAACTCTGACTCGGACGAGAGTCCCGCGGACAGTGACCAGGGGCCAGAGAAGATGGAGATGGGGGGATTGGAGGAGGATGAGGAGGGAGAGGATAGCAGTCCACTGGAGGTCAGCTCAACCAGTGTCAGTCCAATGAAGAAACGCATCTGTCTGAAG GCTCCAACCCCAGAAGACAATAACCTTGTGACCTCCAGTGAGGACAAAGTTCCCAAGGTCACCATGTTGAATGCTTCCAGTCAAACCATCACAAAG CTAACCAAGAGTCAGAGTATACAGACAGACCAAGAACCAAAACCAGATTCAACCAGTATCAAACTGGATCCAGCCCAACCAATCCAGTGCAGTCCAGATGCTTCTGATGCTAAAAATGGTGAAGATGAGGCCCCTGTACTGACCCCCAACAATGGGGCCACAGAGGGGAAATCATCAGAAATGTCCTGTAATTGTGATGAGAAGTACGAGAAGGTGATAAGTGACTTGAAGGCTAAAATGGAAAAGAACCATCAGGACGATAAAGAGAAAGCCCTGGAGGAGCTCTCAGATAGG CTTCAAAAAGACTTTGAAGAGGACAAGCAGCAAGCAGTGTCGCGGGCGATGGCCAACATGAACCGCGAAATCGAACGCACCAAGCAAACCACGGAGGAGAAGTGCAAGAAAGAATACATGGAGGAGATGAAGAAACTGGCAGCTAAACACAAAGATGCAATATCAGCGACCAAGAAAAAACAATGG TGCTATAACTGTGAGGAAGAAGCCATGTACCATTGCTGCTGGAACACCTCGTACTGTTCTGTCAAATGTCAGCAGGAACACTGGCACAAGGAGCACAAACGCGTCTGTCGACGGAAACGGTAG